The following are encoded in a window of Alphaproteobacteria bacterium genomic DNA:
- a CDS encoding phytanoyl-CoA dioxygenase family protein: MIEPVDPATWHRDGYAIVRGFFSSREITAIGAEIDAVHAEGVAHGRSFRHGNLFYKIAQGPGGPLVQMVQWPSYHRPALDAVRLDPRFAALLEPLIGRDVKQIINQIHWKAPGAVGDFAWHQDSRFRVPADCYRNLGTAYVQTGLAIDPHRPESGGMSFVPRSHLQGDLDLDTDSDVLGNAMSDSALERVGLSAAEAIRLVLDPGDLVLWNPYLVHGSGPNRSDHLRRFYINGYVRAGDCDRGEWAFRDGRPVPLGPEPALVHYEDLRERGGPHYL; encoded by the coding sequence ATGATTGAACCAGTCGATCCGGCCACCTGGCATCGCGACGGCTACGCGATCGTCCGCGGTTTCTTCAGCTCCCGGGAGATCACCGCGATCGGCGCGGAGATCGACGCCGTCCATGCCGAGGGGGTCGCGCACGGCCGCAGCTTCCGCCACGGCAATCTCTTCTACAAAATCGCGCAAGGGCCCGGCGGACCGCTGGTGCAGATGGTGCAATGGCCCTCCTACCACCGCCCCGCGCTCGACGCGGTGCGCCTCGATCCCCGCTTCGCCGCCTTGCTCGAGCCGCTGATCGGGCGCGACGTCAAGCAGATCATCAACCAGATCCACTGGAAGGCGCCGGGGGCCGTAGGCGACTTCGCCTGGCACCAGGATTCGCGCTTCCGAGTGCCCGCCGACTGCTACCGCAACCTCGGCACCGCCTACGTCCAGACCGGGCTCGCGATCGATCCGCACCGGCCGGAATCCGGGGGCATGTCCTTCGTTCCGCGAAGCCATTTGCAGGGCGACCTCGATCTGGACACGGACAGCGACGTGCTGGGCAATGCGATGTCCGACTCGGCGCTGGAGCGCGTGGGCCTCTCGGCCGCGGAGGCGATCCGGCTCGTGCTCGATCCCGGCGACCTCGTTCTGTGGAACCCCTATCTGGTCCATGGCTCGGGCCCGAACCGCTCGGACCATCTGCGCCGCTTCTACATCAACGGCTACGTCCGCGCCGGCGATTGCGACCGCGGCGAATGGGCCTTCCGCGACGGCCGGCCCGTGCCGCTGGGCCCGGAGCCGGCGCTGGTTCACTATGAGGACCTGCGCGAGCGGGGCGGGCCGCACTACCTGTAG
- a CDS encoding beta-lactamase family protein has translation MIDEVAERAFAPAAQAVAEGRIPGTALGIVAADGRRAVRLAGMAALIPEPEALTENHWFDLASVSKVIATTSMILTLAEQGRIGLDRPLTDAIPDLRQYDVANAAERSLTFRDCLAHRTFLPAVEPIYTYGSDPERLRAFVLQREWRHGPPVYSDINFILLGIAIERITGAPLSAWPLGPGLSYGPPPGPAVATEACSWRGRVMKSEVHDENAWALGGAPGHAGLFGTVAGVLAFAAGLLDGSGASPFMLRAIRTPVHEHRTCGWERRFAGWHGGDACSGGTIGHTGFTGTGLWVDFERGLAWTLLTNRVHPTRHRETGIAELRRATGDAVVEAWDAA, from the coding sequence ATGATCGACGAGGTGGCGGAACGGGCCTTCGCGCCCGCGGCACAGGCCGTCGCCGAAGGCCGGATTCCGGGTACGGCGCTCGGCATCGTGGCCGCCGACGGGCGGCGCGCCGTACGCCTCGCAGGGATGGCCGCGCTGATCCCGGAACCCGAGGCGCTGACGGAGAATCACTGGTTCGACCTCGCCTCGGTATCCAAGGTCATCGCCACGACAAGCATGATCCTGACGCTGGCGGAGCAGGGCCGGATCGGCCTCGACCGGCCGCTGACCGATGCGATCCCCGACCTTCGCCAATATGACGTCGCCAACGCCGCCGAACGGTCGCTGACCTTCCGCGACTGCCTTGCCCACCGCACCTTCCTTCCGGCGGTTGAGCCGATCTACACCTATGGCAGCGATCCCGAGCGCCTGCGCGCCTTCGTGCTGCAGCGGGAGTGGCGCCACGGCCCGCCGGTCTATTCCGACATCAATTTCATCCTCCTCGGCATCGCAATCGAGCGGATCACCGGCGCGCCGCTGTCGGCCTGGCCGCTCGGGCCGGGCCTGAGCTACGGTCCGCCGCCCGGCCCCGCCGTCGCCACCGAGGCCTGCTCCTGGCGCGGCCGCGTGATGAAAAGCGAGGTCCATGACGAGAACGCATGGGCGCTTGGCGGCGCGCCGGGCCATGCCGGCCTGTTCGGGACGGTGGCCGGCGTGCTCGCCTTCGCCGCCGGTCTGCTCGACGGGAGCGGCGCCTCGCCATTCATGCTTCGGGCGATCCGAACGCCCGTGCACGAACACCGGACCTGCGGCTGGGAGCGGCGCTTCGCGGGCTGGCACGGCGGCGACGCCTGCTCCGGCGGGACGATCGGCCATACCGGCTTCACCGGCACCGGGCTGTGGGTCGATTTCGAACGCGGCCTCGCCTGGACCTTGCTGACCAACCGAGTCCACCCGACCCGCCATCGCGAGACCGGCATAGCGGAGCTGCGCCGCGCCACCGGCGATGCCGTCGTGGAGGCGTGGGACGCGGCTTAG
- a CDS encoding AmpG family muropeptide MFS transporter, translated as MASQAKGSAAPAGPVVSGGIGRQALYVLLGFSAGLPFYMFSTVLSLRLQAHEVGLVVIGFFAWVQLLPTFKFLWAPLLDRYEVPGFGRFWGKRRGWIMLAQLGIFVSMAVMGLTSSDGNLGITALFAVLLAFWTTTLEVAADAWRIELAPTQAEQGPLAAANLWGYRSAMVAAGSGALLVADQPGFGWTGAYLAIAFFAFLPFPLLALMRPDPGHGGGRAGALVTGLGASAIILGVSAAAVGAVGWLLLGAASAIGISGQTNVTPFVLAVCMVPFLVMAAALPKIRKLPPSAPARRSVAVGPYVDFFWRYGFMALALMAFVSVYRMGDVLALNLSKPMIRDLGYSLTEIGLADSYVALIASIVGVGLGGWMAARWRMTWTLAIGAFFAALGNFGFVWLAHQPVDGTALYFATAADQFGNGMSGAIFVVYLSLLVNPRYPGAQYAFLSGFAFLLPRLLSGAGGSIVEAFDRAGYRGFDLFFVITGVASLAALLFLPLIAGARPRPADDRP; from the coding sequence ATGGCTTCACAAGCAAAGGGCAGCGCCGCGCCGGCCGGCCCGGTCGTGTCCGGAGGCATTGGCCGCCAGGCGCTCTACGTGCTGCTCGGCTTCTCGGCCGGCCTGCCTTTCTACATGTTCTCGACCGTCCTCTCGCTGCGCCTCCAGGCGCACGAGGTGGGGCTGGTCGTCATCGGCTTCTTCGCCTGGGTGCAGCTGCTGCCGACCTTCAAGTTCCTCTGGGCGCCGCTCCTCGACCGCTACGAAGTGCCGGGCTTCGGCCGCTTCTGGGGCAAGAGGCGCGGGTGGATCATGCTCGCCCAGCTCGGCATCTTCGTCTCGATGGCCGTGATGGGGCTGACCTCGTCGGACGGGAATCTGGGCATCACGGCGCTGTTCGCGGTGCTGCTCGCCTTCTGGACGACGACCCTGGAAGTCGCCGCCGACGCCTGGCGGATCGAGCTCGCGCCGACCCAGGCGGAGCAAGGCCCGCTCGCCGCCGCCAATCTGTGGGGCTACCGAAGCGCGATGGTCGCCGCGGGCAGCGGCGCTCTGCTCGTCGCCGACCAGCCCGGCTTTGGATGGACCGGCGCCTATCTCGCAATCGCCTTCTTCGCCTTCCTGCCCTTCCCGCTGCTCGCCCTTATGCGCCCCGATCCGGGCCACGGCGGCGGCCGCGCCGGCGCGCTCGTCACGGGCCTGGGCGCGAGCGCGATCATCCTGGGTGTGTCCGCCGCCGCCGTCGGCGCGGTCGGCTGGCTGCTGCTCGGCGCCGCGTCGGCCATCGGCATCAGCGGGCAGACCAACGTCACCCCCTTCGTGCTGGCGGTCTGTATGGTGCCCTTCCTGGTCATGGCCGCGGCGCTTCCGAAAATCCGCAAGCTTCCGCCGTCGGCCCCGGCGCGGCGCTCCGTCGCGGTCGGCCCCTATGTCGACTTCTTCTGGCGCTACGGCTTCATGGCGCTGGCGCTGATGGCCTTCGTCTCGGTCTACCGAATGGGCGACGTGCTTGCGCTGAACCTGTCCAAGCCGATGATCCGCGATCTCGGCTATTCGCTGACCGAGATCGGCCTCGCCGATTCCTATGTCGCGCTGATCGCGAGCATCGTCGGCGTCGGCCTCGGCGGCTGGATGGCGGCGCGCTGGCGGATGACATGGACCCTGGCGATCGGAGCCTTCTTCGCCGCGCTCGGCAATTTCGGCTTCGTCTGGCTCGCCCACCAGCCGGTGGACGGGACCGCCCTCTATTTTGCCACTGCCGCGGACCAGTTCGGCAACGGCATGTCCGGGGCGATCTTCGTGGTCTATCTCTCGCTGCTGGTGAACCCCCGCTATCCCGGGGCTCAATATGCCTTCCTCTCCGGATTCGCCTTCCTGCTGCCGCGGCTGCTGTCCGGAGCGGGCGGCTCGATCGTCGAGGCGTTCGACCGCGCAGGCTATCGGGGTTTCGACCTTTTCTTCGTCATCACCGGCGTGGCCAGCCTGGCGGCACTGCTGTTCCTGCCGCTCATCGCAGGGGCCCGCCCCCGTCCCGCGGACGACAGGCCATGA
- a CDS encoding TonB-dependent receptor, protein MAFSGSARAQAAPAEGTDPATAQTAAAPADDAERRDIVVTGTRVVRDGYQAPTPLTVLTAADIENTSPTNNIADFVNQIPSLAGSTRPSNSRLNISSGQAGINALNLRNFGETRTLILINGRRSVASTITGVVDINTIPQSLIERVDIVTGGASASYGSDAVAGVVNFILNDDFEGLHLEGDTGITSRGDGFNYSFNAAWGTSFAGGRGHFMVSGEIAHKDGIFDVSDRDWNQRGYVRIQDPTWTTASANPQFITTLLQVGAANSTPGGLITNSAGGVANRLRGIYFGGGGRVLQYQYGALTFPVPTGTAAPTLTQGGSWRVNDSGRRIGLDAEDDRHGIFGRLSFDVADNVTLFAEASYNWQEVFFNAGPNLSTGQVLNATGCGTAATAAAAPITCNAFLYNALGPTTLTGITSVTLATTAVDLPYRVINNTREVQRYVLGAQGEFGLFDHQAHWDVYGQYGRADLREQLRNIMHTQRLANATSVAFAQAGNPGNYAVGSIQCVVNLDAIATNNDPNCVPLNRLGVGVANPAAISYVLGAPYRDEVVEQFVTGANLSFTPFATWAGDVSMAIGAEYRKEQIQGFVPVEFQPIITPTGTTNIWSVGNYLPSNGDFSVKEAYFETVVPLGFGFEFNGAVRATDYSTSGYVTTWRAGATWSPIDDFRLRVTRSRDIRAPNLNELFAAGTANTDSVNNPFFNPATGTATPLNGVVYNTASIGYSGLATGNLNLEPEKADSWNLGGVLTPRFIPGFSASVDYFRIDLEGAIDSLSAQTIINFCFQGREDVCTAITQDPANATRVLIKTQPFNFQRRLVRGIDFEATYRLPLNRVWAEAQGSFTLRGMATHYLENIIDTGIVGAAVLDTTGVNGGQFSTPSWIYRVSAGYDSPQGSITVVGRGVSSGRYAANGIECAPGTCPAGRTAAEASAFPTYDNNHVSGTFYVDLNATVNFDALGRGNGQFFVNVTNLFDADPIVLPETGLAANPTFSDMLGTAFRVGVRFDIR, encoded by the coding sequence ATGGCTTTCTCCGGCAGCGCCCGGGCTCAGGCTGCGCCGGCCGAAGGCACCGACCCAGCGACGGCCCAGACGGCCGCGGCCCCGGCGGACGACGCGGAGCGCCGGGATATCGTCGTCACGGGCACCCGCGTCGTACGCGACGGCTATCAGGCGCCGACCCCGCTCACCGTGCTGACCGCGGCGGATATCGAGAACACCTCCCCGACCAACAACATCGCCGATTTCGTCAATCAGATCCCGTCGCTCGCCGGCTCGACCCGGCCGTCCAACTCGCGCCTCAACATCAGCAGCGGGCAGGCCGGAATCAACGCGCTCAACCTGCGCAATTTCGGCGAGACCCGCACGCTCATCCTGATCAACGGCCGGCGATCCGTCGCCTCGACGATCACCGGCGTGGTCGACATCAACACGATCCCGCAATCGCTCATCGAGCGGGTCGACATCGTCACCGGCGGCGCGTCGGCTTCCTATGGATCGGACGCCGTCGCCGGCGTCGTCAACTTCATCCTCAATGACGACTTCGAGGGCCTGCATCTCGAAGGCGACACCGGCATCACCTCGCGGGGCGACGGCTTCAACTATTCCTTCAACGCCGCGTGGGGCACGTCCTTCGCCGGAGGCCGCGGCCATTTCATGGTCAGCGGCGAAATCGCGCATAAGGACGGCATCTTCGACGTCTCCGACCGCGACTGGAACCAGAGAGGCTACGTCCGCATCCAGGACCCGACCTGGACGACCGCCAGCGCCAATCCGCAATTCATCACCACCCTGCTCCAGGTCGGCGCGGCGAACTCGACGCCGGGCGGCCTCATCACCAACTCGGCGGGCGGAGTCGCCAACCGGTTGCGCGGCATCTATTTCGGCGGGGGCGGCCGGGTCCTCCAGTATCAATATGGCGCGCTGACATTCCCTGTGCCCACCGGCACGGCCGCCCCGACCCTGACCCAGGGCGGCAGCTGGCGGGTCAACGATTCGGGCCGCCGCATCGGCCTCGACGCCGAGGACGATCGCCACGGCATTTTCGGGCGGCTCAGCTTCGACGTCGCCGACAATGTCACGCTTTTCGCCGAAGCCTCGTACAATTGGCAGGAGGTGTTCTTCAACGCCGGCCCGAACCTGTCGACCGGCCAGGTCCTGAACGCGACCGGCTGCGGCACCGCGGCGACGGCCGCGGCTGCGCCGATCACCTGCAACGCCTTCCTCTACAACGCGCTCGGGCCGACGACCCTGACGGGCATCACCAGCGTCACCCTCGCCACTACCGCCGTCGACCTTCCCTACCGGGTCATCAACAACACGCGCGAGGTGCAGCGTTACGTGCTCGGTGCCCAAGGGGAGTTCGGACTGTTCGACCACCAGGCGCATTGGGACGTCTATGGGCAATATGGGCGCGCCGATCTGCGCGAACAGCTGCGCAACATCATGCACACGCAGCGGCTGGCCAACGCCACCAGCGTTGCCTTCGCCCAGGCCGGCAATCCGGGCAATTACGCCGTCGGCTCGATCCAGTGCGTGGTCAACCTCGACGCGATCGCCACCAACAACGACCCCAATTGCGTGCCCTTGAACCGCCTCGGCGTCGGCGTCGCCAATCCGGCGGCCATCTCCTACGTGCTTGGCGCCCCCTATCGCGATGAGGTGGTGGAACAGTTCGTGACCGGCGCCAACCTGTCGTTCACGCCTTTCGCGACCTGGGCCGGCGACGTCAGCATGGCGATCGGCGCGGAGTATCGCAAGGAGCAGATCCAGGGGTTCGTTCCCGTCGAGTTCCAGCCGATCATCACGCCGACCGGCACCACCAACATCTGGTCGGTCGGCAACTACTTGCCGTCAAACGGCGACTTCAGCGTCAAGGAAGCCTATTTCGAGACGGTGGTGCCGCTGGGCTTCGGCTTCGAGTTCAACGGCGCCGTGCGCGCCACCGACTACTCGACCTCGGGCTACGTCACGACCTGGCGCGCCGGCGCGACCTGGTCGCCGATCGACGACTTCAGGCTCAGGGTCACGCGGTCGCGGGACATCCGCGCGCCCAACCTCAACGAGCTGTTCGCCGCCGGCACGGCGAACACCGACTCGGTCAACAACCCGTTCTTCAATCCCGCGACCGGCACCGCCACGCCGCTGAACGGCGTGGTCTACAACACAGCCAGCATCGGCTATTCCGGGCTCGCCACCGGCAATTTGAACCTGGAGCCCGAAAAGGCCGACAGCTGGAATCTCGGCGGCGTCCTCACGCCCCGATTCATCCCCGGTTTCAGCGCGTCGGTGGATTATTTCCGGATCGACCTCGAGGGCGCGATCGACAGCCTCAGCGCGCAGACCATCATCAATTTCTGCTTCCAGGGACGCGAGGACGTCTGCACCGCCATCACCCAGGATCCGGCCAACGCGACCCGCGTCCTGATCAAGACCCAGCCGTTCAACTTCCAGCGCAGGCTGGTGCGCGGCATCGATTTCGAGGCGACCTACCGGCTGCCGCTGAACCGGGTCTGGGCGGAAGCCCAAGGCAGCTTTACCCTGCGCGGCATGGCGACCCACTATCTCGAGAACATCATCGACACCGGCATCGTCGGCGCGGCCGTGCTCGACACGACCGGGGTGAACGGGGGCCAGTTCAGCACGCCGAGCTGGATTTACCGGGTCAGCGCCGGCTATGATTCACCGCAGGGCTCGATCACCGTCGTCGGGCGCGGCGTGAGCTCCGGCCGCTATGCCGCCAACGGCATCGAATGCGCGCCCGGCACCTGCCCCGCCGGACGAACGGCCGCGGAGGCTTCGGCCTTCCCGACCTACGACAACAATCATGTATCGGGGACATTCTACGTCGATCTCAACGCGACGGTGAATTTCGATGCCCTGGGCCGCGGTAACGGACAGTTTTTCGTCAACGTGACGAATTTGTTCGACGCCGATCCGATCGTGCTGCCCGAGACCGGACTGGCGGCTAACCCCACCTTCAGCGACATGCTCGGAACCGCGTTCCGCGTTGGCGTTCGCTTCGACATCCGTTAG
- a CDS encoding S9 family peptidase, translating into MAIGLALLPSAAAAQRDPLAEALALPVASGLAGARDVPRFAWIVNEAGVRNIWVATRGVPARRLTAFTEDDGQELSEIALSNNGASLAFVRGGDEEFPDQEDLPNTGAAPFTPPQQVFVVSASGGDALAVGQGHSPSFSPDGGRLAFTRRGEIWLWTRGSEARRIAKVGGSIGRLTWSPDGTRLLFSEDRGEHSLVAVLDADGERLRYLDPGLGQSIEPVFSPDGRQIAFIRYVSPPAGAAADSGPYWSIRLVDLATGEARTLWTAPAGPGGRYYGTRSRNLFWSRSGLILFPWERTGWLHVYALDAQRGGTPRALTAGAFEVETFLIDPARDDLLYAANAGDIDSRHIWRRPLGDGAPLRLGGGDTMQFAPTIAGDSVAAIATSVSSPAHPVLLGARETPLAPVPTASGFAAPEVVTFRAEDGVEVHGQYFRARGPGRHPALVYVHGGPRRQMLPGFHTSGYYSKTYIMNQHLAALGYDVLSVNYRSGTGYGLAFREAAETGREGASEYRDILAAGRWLAARGDVDPARIGVWGGSWGGYLTALALARDSGLFAAGVDLHGVHTMLRPVPNSLSPQAQERARQVQWDSSPLGAIDRWRSPVLLIHGDDDRNVDFSQSLLLARELAARHIPYRELVFPNERHSFFRHDNWLRALRAAEEFLDLTVMRRQPLP; encoded by the coding sequence ATGGCGATCGGCCTTGCGCTCCTGCCCTCGGCCGCCGCCGCCCAGCGCGACCCGTTGGCCGAAGCCCTCGCCCTCCCCGTCGCGAGCGGCCTTGCCGGCGCTCGCGACGTGCCGCGCTTCGCCTGGATCGTGAACGAGGCCGGCGTTCGCAACATCTGGGTGGCGACGCGCGGCGTGCCGGCGCGGCGCCTGACCGCCTTCACCGAGGATGACGGGCAGGAACTGTCCGAAATCGCCCTTAGCAACAACGGCGCGAGCCTCGCTTTCGTTCGCGGCGGCGACGAGGAGTTTCCGGACCAGGAGGACCTGCCCAACACCGGCGCCGCGCCCTTCACGCCGCCCCAGCAGGTGTTCGTGGTCTCCGCCAGTGGCGGCGACGCGTTGGCCGTCGGCCAGGGCCATTCGCCCAGCTTCTCGCCCGACGGCGGGCGACTGGCCTTCACCCGCCGGGGCGAAATCTGGCTGTGGACGCGCGGGAGCGAGGCGCGGCGCATCGCCAAGGTCGGCGGAAGCATCGGCCGTCTCACCTGGTCGCCGGACGGCACCCGATTGCTGTTCTCGGAGGATCGCGGCGAGCACAGCCTCGTCGCCGTTCTGGACGCGGATGGCGAGCGCCTGCGCTATCTCGATCCCGGCCTCGGCCAGTCGATCGAGCCTGTCTTCTCTCCGGACGGCCGCCAAATCGCCTTCATCCGCTATGTATCGCCGCCCGCCGGAGCGGCGGCCGACAGTGGGCCTTATTGGTCGATCCGGCTGGTCGACCTCGCCACCGGCGAGGCGCGCACGCTCTGGACAGCGCCGGCCGGCCCGGGTGGGCGCTATTACGGGACCCGAAGCCGCAACCTGTTCTGGAGCCGAAGCGGGCTGATCCTCTTTCCCTGGGAGCGGACCGGCTGGCTTCACGTCTACGCGCTCGACGCGCAGCGGGGCGGCACGCCGCGCGCCCTGACCGCCGGCGCCTTCGAGGTCGAGACCTTCCTGATCGATCCGGCACGCGACGATCTCCTCTACGCTGCCAATGCCGGCGATATCGACAGCCGCCACATCTGGCGCCGGCCGCTGGGCGACGGCGCGCCGCTGCGATTGGGCGGCGGCGATACGATGCAGTTCGCTCCGACGATCGCGGGCGATTCGGTCGCCGCAATCGCGACGAGCGTGTCCAGCCCGGCCCATCCCGTCCTCCTCGGCGCGCGCGAGACGCCGCTCGCGCCCGTCCCCACCGCTTCGGGCTTCGCCGCGCCCGAGGTGGTGACGTTTCGCGCCGAGGACGGAGTCGAGGTTCACGGCCAATATTTCCGCGCCCGCGGCCCGGGCCGCCATCCGGCGCTGGTCTACGTCCACGGCGGCCCGCGCCGGCAGATGCTGCCCGGCTTCCACACATCCGGCTATTATTCGAAGACGTATATCATGAACCAGCACCTCGCCGCGCTCGGCTATGACGTGCTGTCGGTGAATTATCGCAGCGGCACCGGCTATGGGCTCGCCTTCCGCGAGGCGGCGGAGACCGGCCGCGAGGGCGCGTCGGAATATCGCGACATCCTCGCCGCCGGGCGCTGGCTTGCGGCGCGGGGCGATGTCGACCCGGCCCGCATCGGCGTGTGGGGCGGGAGCTGGGGCGGCTATCTCACCGCGCTCGCTTTGGCGCGCGACAGCGGCCTGTTCGCGGCCGGCGTCGATCTTCATGGTGTCCACACCATGCTTCGCCCGGTGCCCAACTCATTGTCGCCCCAGGCGCAGGAACGCGCGCGCCAGGTCCAGTGGGACTCCTCGCCGCTCGGCGCGATCGATCGCTGGCGCTCGCCGGTGCTGCTGATCCACGGCGACGACGACCGGAACGTCGACTTCTCCCAATCGCTGCTCCTGGCGCGCGAGCTGGCCGCCCGGCACATCCCCTATCGCGAGCTTGTCTTCCCCAACGAGCGCCACAGCTTCTTCCGCCACGACAACTGGCTCCGCGCGCTGCGCGCCGCGGAGGAGTTCCTCGATCTTACGGTGATGCGCCGGCAACCGCTGCCCTGA
- the dacB gene encoding D-alanyl-D-alanine carboxypeptidase/D-alanyl-D-alanine-endopeptidase — protein MPAPHSPLRIALLAVAISAVSPAHALQAPLQQRVEAGLAAAPAGTRFGLVVTTEDGRELVAVNPDARFIPASNTKMLTTAAAFANMTALDRPDAAGGASVRLDGSRRSPDVILAGHGDARLSSAPDCAVDCLAALADAVAARTRRVRNVVGDDSLFPDQRWSPGMSWNNIQSRYGTGVSALTLDDNELAIRVTPGAVGERPALDMLPYYEVTNLATTAAAGTTELQFERMPNSRVLRLTGTIAVGAEPETLRMGIDDPAHFAAWRLRTLLEARGVRVTGDAEARHRPFARDGDDPARRGDRPVTRPSEPEALARLTPPPLAEDLILISKVSQNLHAELMLRRVGLIAGSGSIEDGVAAIAAMMSSAGVPRTAWDLSDGSGMSTYNRLSPRAVATLLRWAAAQPWGAAWRATFPVAGVDGTLARRFRGTPLEGRLFAKTGTLNASNALSGYLTARSGRTLIFSFYANDVPGDVSATGFMDAALNLIAEAN, from the coding sequence ATGCCGGCTCCCCATTCCCCACTGCGCATCGCCTTGCTGGCGGTCGCCATCTCCGCGGTTTCGCCCGCTCACGCTTTGCAGGCGCCGCTGCAGCAACGGGTCGAGGCCGGCCTGGCCGCCGCTCCGGCGGGCACGCGCTTCGGCCTGGTGGTGACGACCGAGGACGGGCGTGAGCTGGTCGCGGTCAATCCGGACGCCCGCTTCATCCCGGCCTCCAACACCAAGATGCTGACCACCGCCGCGGCCTTCGCCAACATGACCGCGCTCGACCGGCCGGACGCCGCCGGCGGCGCTTCGGTGCGGCTCGACGGGAGCCGGCGGTCGCCCGACGTGATCCTCGCCGGCCATGGCGACGCCCGGCTGTCGAGCGCGCCGGATTGCGCCGTGGATTGCCTCGCCGCTTTGGCCGACGCGGTGGCCGCGCGGACCCGGCGCGTGCGCAACGTCGTCGGCGACGACAGCCTGTTCCCGGACCAGCGCTGGAGCCCGGGGATGAGCTGGAACAATATCCAGAGCCGCTACGGCACCGGCGTTTCGGCGCTGACCCTCGACGACAACGAGCTGGCAATTCGGGTCACCCCCGGAGCGGTGGGGGAACGCCCGGCGCTCGACATGCTGCCTTATTACGAGGTGACCAATCTCGCGACGACGGCGGCGGCGGGGACGACCGAGCTGCAGTTCGAGCGGATGCCGAACAGCCGCGTCCTGCGGCTCACCGGAACGATCGCCGTCGGCGCCGAGCCGGAGACGCTTCGGATGGGCATCGACGACCCGGCCCATTTCGCGGCCTGGCGCCTGCGCACGTTGCTCGAAGCGCGGGGCGTTCGGGTCACTGGCGACGCCGAGGCGCGCCACCGGCCCTTCGCGCGCGACGGCGACGATCCGGCGCGCCGGGGCGACCGGCCCGTGACTCGCCCGAGCGAGCCCGAGGCGCTGGCCCGGCTGACTCCGCCGCCTCTTGCCGAGGACCTGATTCTGATCAGCAAAGTCAGCCAGAATCTGCATGCCGAGCTGATGCTCCGCCGCGTCGGCCTGATCGCCGGCTCGGGCTCGATCGAGGACGGCGTGGCGGCGATCGCGGCGATGATGTCGTCAGCGGGCGTGCCCCGGACGGCCTGGGACCTGTCCGACGGCTCGGGCATGTCGACCTACAATCGCCTGTCGCCCCGCGCGGTCGCCACTTTGCTGCGCTGGGCCGCCGCCCAGCCCTGGGGCGCGGCGTGGCGGGCGACCTTCCCGGTCGCCGGGGTCGACGGAACGCTCGCCCGCCGCTTTCGCGGGACCCCGCTGGAGGGGCGCCTGTTCGCCAAGACCGGAACGCTCAACGCGTCCAACGCTCTGTCCGGCTATTTGACCGCCCGAAGCGGCCGGACCCTGATCTTCTCATTCTACGCCAACGACGTGCCGGGCGACGTCAGCGCGACCGGATTCATGGACGCCGCCCTCAACCTGATCGCCGAGGCGAATTAA